In uncultured Ilyobacter sp., a genomic segment contains:
- the mngB gene encoding mannosylglycerate hydrolase, with translation MKKYKVHVVPHMHWDREWYFTTEESRILLLNNMEEILERLETDPQYKYYVLDGQTAVLEDYFAIKPENKDRIKALVQAGKLIIGPWYSQTDSIIVNGESITRNLLYGIKDCKEFGPHMSIGYIPDSFGQSEQLPQIFNGFNIDKSMFWRGCSERHGTDKTEFYWESLEGSKVLNQVMPLGYAIGKYLPTDKEGLKKRLDTYLKVLEHGATGEALILPNGHDQMPLQKNIFEVMDTLNEMYPQHEFFMSNFDEVYKDIEKNADQLDTIRGEFIDGKYMRVHRSISSTRMDIKDIHAKLEYRITNVLEPLAAVASSLGFEYHHGLIEHIWKLIMKNHAHDSIGCCCSDKVHREILERFVLASDKVESLIIHYKRKIADHSPAKDGADKLVVYNLLPNKVKRVVDATVRIRSNDFSLKDYEGNNVKYNVISKKEIDPGLIDRQIVHYGVYEPFLEYEIQFEAAVPAMGYETLYISKVDADNSPVKPEAKETLENEFYTVSFNKNGTINLVDKDLDREYKNLLLLEEGSDDGDEYDYSPLRPEEEMIITNESVKADIDVFSLGLEEKAVIKYRLDLPQNLEDRKKKIINSYNDFEIEVSLKKGQKRVDVKVTIDNNVSDHRLRMHLPTPYKSSISVADQQFGSIERPVHDAAMEVWEKEKWKEMPVSIYSMMSLVGLHNNEEGLAVLTNGLREYEVIGEGYDTLAITLMRGIGVLGKEELYYRPGRPSGIKLPTPDSQMLGKQSYELSLYTHKGSTLEGETFKAAKDYTTSYDIYNKIPYDAMKLNLEDFKLPVSYSLFEAEGKAELSAVKMSENNEYLVVRIFNPYRDREIDETIIFNREFKEVKAGNLNEDVIGELSYDGNKVKIEKLKPCQARTILLKL, from the coding sequence ATGAAAAAATATAAAGTACACGTAGTTCCCCATATGCACTGGGACAGAGAATGGTACTTCACAACAGAAGAATCAAGAATCCTACTCTTAAACAACATGGAGGAAATACTTGAAAGGCTTGAAACTGATCCCCAGTATAAGTATTATGTACTAGACGGTCAGACAGCTGTACTGGAAGATTATTTTGCCATAAAACCTGAAAATAAAGATAGAATCAAAGCTCTTGTACAGGCTGGAAAGCTGATTATAGGTCCGTGGTATTCTCAGACAGATTCTATAATTGTAAATGGAGAATCTATAACTAGAAATCTTTTATATGGAATAAAAGACTGTAAAGAGTTTGGACCTCATATGTCGATCGGTTATATCCCTGATTCTTTTGGACAAAGTGAGCAGCTTCCACAGATATTCAATGGTTTCAATATTGATAAAAGTATGTTCTGGAGAGGGTGTTCTGAGAGACACGGAACTGATAAAACTGAGTTTTATTGGGAAAGTCTTGAGGGAAGTAAGGTATTAAACCAGGTAATGCCACTAGGGTACGCCATAGGTAAATACCTTCCTACAGATAAAGAGGGCCTTAAAAAGAGACTAGATACTTACCTAAAGGTGCTAGAGCACGGAGCAACTGGAGAAGCCCTTATTTTACCAAACGGACATGATCAGATGCCTCTTCAAAAAAATATATTTGAGGTAATGGATACTCTAAATGAGATGTATCCCCAACATGAATTTTTTATGAGTAACTTTGATGAAGTATATAAAGATATTGAAAAAAATGCAGACCAACTAGACACAATCAGAGGGGAATTCATAGACGGAAAGTATATGAGGGTTCATAGATCAATCTCATCTACTAGAATGGATATAAAAGATATTCATGCAAAACTTGAGTACAGAATTACCAATGTACTTGAGCCCCTCGCAGCTGTTGCAAGCAGTCTTGGATTTGAATATCATCACGGTCTTATAGAGCATATCTGGAAACTTATAATGAAAAACCATGCCCATGACAGTATCGGATGCTGCTGTAGTGACAAGGTTCACAGAGAGATTTTAGAAAGATTTGTCTTGGCCAGTGATAAGGTAGAGAGCCTTATTATCCATTATAAGAGAAAGATAGCAGATCATTCACCGGCAAAAGACGGTGCAGACAAACTTGTAGTATATAACCTTCTTCCTAATAAAGTAAAGAGAGTTGTAGACGCCACTGTAAGAATAAGATCCAATGATTTTAGTTTAAAGGATTATGAAGGAAATAATGTAAAATATAATGTTATTTCAAAGAAGGAGATCGATCCTGGTCTAATTGACAGACAGATCGTTCACTATGGTGTATATGAGCCGTTTTTAGAATATGAGATTCAGTTTGAAGCTGCTGTCCCTGCAATGGGATATGAGACATTGTATATATCCAAAGTAGATGCTGACAACAGTCCAGTAAAGCCAGAGGCTAAGGAAACACTTGAGAATGAGTTTTATACAGTGAGCTTCAACAAAAATGGTACAATCAACTTGGTAGATAAAGATCTAGACAGAGAGTATAAAAACTTACTTCTTCTAGAAGAGGGATCAGATGACGGAGATGAGTATGACTACTCCCCACTTAGACCTGAAGAAGAGATGATCATAACCAATGAAAGTGTAAAAGCTGATATAGATGTATTTAGCCTTGGTCTTGAAGAAAAAGCTGTAATAAAATACAGACTTGATCTGCCTCAAAATCTCGAGGACAGAAAGAAGAAGATCATCAACTCATATAACGACTTTGAAATAGAAGTATCTCTAAAAAAAGGTCAAAAAAGAGTTGATGTAAAAGTAACTATAGATAATAATGTCTCAGATCACAGATTGAGAATGCATCTGCCTACTCCTTATAAGTCATCTATCTCAGTTGCTGACCAGCAGTTCGGATCTATAGAGAGACCTGTACATGACGCTGCTATGGAAGTATGGGAAAAAGAGAAGTGGAAAGAGATGCCTGTAAGTATCTATTCTATGATGAGTCTAGTGGGACTTCATAACAATGAAGAAGGACTTGCAGTTCTTACCAACGGACTGAGAGAGTATGAGGTAATAGGTGAAGGTTACGACACCCTTGCAATCACTCTTATGAGAGGTATAGGGGTTCTTGGTAAGGAGGAGTTATACTACAGACCAGGAAGACCTTCTGGGATAAAGTTACCTACACCAGACTCTCAAATGCTTGGAAAACAAAGTTATGAACTTTCTTTATACACTCACAAGGGATCTACACTAGAAGGAGAAACATTTAAAGCTGCTAAGGACTATACGACATCTTATGACATCTATAATAAGATTCCTTATGATGCTATGAAACTAAACCTTGAAGACTTCAAACTGCCTGTAAGCTACAGCTTGTTTGAAGCAGAAGGTAAAGCAGAGCTAAGTGCAGTAAAAATGTCTGAAAACAATGAGTATCTTGTAGTCAGAATTTTCAACCCTTACAGAGACAGAGAAATTGACGAAACTATTATATTTAACAGAGAGTTTAAAGAGGTTAAGGCAGGAAACCTAAATGAAGATGTCATAGGAGAGCTGTCTTATGACGGAAACAAAGTTAAGATAGAAAAACTAAAACCTTGCCAAGCTAGAACTATATTATTAAAACTATAA
- a CDS encoding glycerate kinase encodes MKVVVAIDSFKGSLSSLELGLLIEKGVKKVYKDAEVKKVPIADGGEGTVEALVEGTNGKFVDIKVHDPLMRVIDARYGIMGNNVAVIEMAEASGLPLLKPEERDLRKATTYGTGEIIKDAVEKGCREFIIGIGGSATNDAGLGMMQALGYKFLDKDGEVLGYGGEIMEKVTEIDSREAIEDLGKCKFFVACDVDNPFYGPKGAAHVYSRQKGADDEMVEYLDSSLQKLALTLKEKTGKDIADIPGAGAAGGLGGGFVAFLDGELKPGIDIILQEVKLAESIEGADFVITGEGKIDFQSIMGKAPMGVSRLSREKGIPVIAIAGCVADDAGAMHDHGLDAFFSTINYPVSLEDAMDKERAGIFVEKNIEEIFRLVKVCEKKFS; translated from the coding sequence ATGAAAGTCGTTGTAGCGATAGATTCATTTAAAGGAAGCCTTAGCTCACTTGAACTTGGACTGCTTATAGAAAAAGGAGTAAAAAAAGTATATAAGGATGCAGAAGTAAAAAAAGTTCCCATAGCAGATGGTGGAGAGGGGACAGTAGAAGCCCTTGTAGAGGGAACAAATGGAAAATTTGTAGACATAAAAGTACACGATCCTCTTATGAGAGTTATTGATGCAAGATACGGGATAATGGGAAATAATGTGGCTGTTATAGAGATGGCAGAGGCCTCTGGACTGCCGCTTTTAAAACCTGAGGAAAGAGATCTAAGAAAAGCCACAACATATGGTACAGGGGAAATTATAAAAGATGCCGTTGAAAAAGGGTGTAGAGAGTTTATCATCGGTATAGGGGGAAGTGCCACAAATGATGCAGGTCTTGGAATGATGCAGGCCCTTGGATATAAATTTTTGGATAAAGATGGAGAAGTTCTTGGTTACGGTGGAGAGATAATGGAAAAAGTCACCGAGATAGATTCTAGAGAAGCTATAGAAGATCTTGGTAAGTGCAAGTTTTTTGTAGCGTGTGATGTGGATAATCCTTTCTATGGGCCTAAAGGCGCTGCTCATGTATATAGCAGGCAAAAGGGGGCCGATGATGAAATGGTGGAGTATTTAGACTCATCCCTTCAAAAGTTGGCCTTGACTCTGAAGGAAAAGACAGGTAAAGATATAGCAGATATACCTGGAGCAGGAGCAGCAGGAGGTCTAGGAGGAGGATTTGTAGCCTTCTTAGACGGGGAACTGAAGCCTGGAATAGATATAATTCTTCAAGAGGTAAAACTTGCTGAGAGTATAGAGGGTGCCGATTTTGTAATAACCGGTGAAGGGAAAATAGACTTTCAGTCTATAATGGGTAAGGCCCCTATGGGTGTATCCAGACTTTCTAGGGAAAAGGGGATTCCTGTAATAGCAATCGCAGGATGTGTCGCAGATGATGCAGGAGCCATGCATGATCATGGTTTAGATGCCTTCTTTTCCACTATCAATTACCCTGTCTCTCTCGAAGATGCAATGGATAAGGAAAGAGCCGGTATTTTTGTAGAAAAAAATATCGAAGAGATATTCAGGCTGGTAAAAGTCTGTGAAAAAAAGTTTAGCTAA
- a CDS encoding GNAT family N-acetyltransferase: MTKFTIDLNMKEEEAEFIEDKLIQHNLERAPVKDGPVFEKLGITLRGDDKKIYGGLIGKFYRSCLFIDILWVEESLRKHGYGAKMLKKAEEIAVSKKCNFIHLDTFSFQAPSFYQSNGYEIFGTLEGYPDGVKRYFLNKKINS; the protein is encoded by the coding sequence ATGACAAAGTTTACAATAGATTTAAATATGAAAGAAGAAGAGGCTGAGTTTATAGAGGATAAACTCATTCAGCATAATTTGGAAAGAGCTCCTGTAAAAGATGGCCCAGTTTTTGAAAAACTTGGTATCACTCTAAGAGGAGACGATAAAAAAATATATGGTGGACTTATCGGAAAATTTTACAGATCCTGTCTGTTTATTGATATTTTATGGGTTGAAGAAAGTCTGAGAAAACATGGATACGGAGCTAAAATGTTAAAAAAAGCAGAAGAGATTGCAGTTTCAAAAAAATGTAATTTCATCCATCTAGATACATTCAGCTTCCAAGCCCCTAGCTTTTACCAAAGTAACGGCTATGAAATATTCGGCACCTTAGAAGGATATCCAGACGGAGTTAAAAGATATTTTCTCAATAAAAAAATTAATTCATAA
- a CDS encoding DUF2207 domain-containing protein: MFRSNFKYILMLLLVLSMGAYGQEYFTIEDYIVDVKVNENNSYNIKEELFVNFDAERHGIYRDIPATYNGKNVKIDNITVKGAPFKKLRSGNNTRIKIGDPYRFVLGEKKYVISYDYTVGDDGNKKMDEFYYNIIGDRWDTTIKKVKFTIEMPSDFDKSKVNFTSGIRGSTDSSGIDYSIEGNTISGETLKPLGPREALTIALPLPEGYYRNTSKFNGPLDVLSYLKKWAGALFLTIISFVWFFFGRDRRIVETVEFFPPEGITPAEAGYMIDGTVDTKDVTSLLFYWAEKGYIEIEEKDSHGMVEMLLGKDYTFRKLKDRKDAPYYETMMFYELFYKYGDGEKVRLSSLRNNFYKITNKVKSIIKKHKALKTQTLYTNTSKNLSAIMKALAILPVFLESYTRFYLLTGDLYIGLPFAGAVSLLIYGVTEKTVKFIMNFEVKREDMKLRLTRKLMNIIPFLIIIFVFFNIFRIANLGAVFNIVEFIIKAIVFVISFTLAEFTLKRTEYSTEVLGKLKGFRNFLIHAEKDRLEKLVKKNPQYYYNILPYAIVLGVTNVWADKFDGIASKPPSWYRGYRGFTTHSFIREINQSVRSIGSTMSSRPGSSSSSGGSSGGGSGGGGGGSW, translated from the coding sequence ATGTTCAGGTCAAATTTTAAATACATTCTCATGCTACTACTAGTTTTGTCTATGGGTGCCTATGGACAGGAATACTTTACAATAGAGGATTATATTGTAGACGTAAAAGTAAATGAAAATAACAGCTACAATATCAAAGAAGAGCTCTTTGTAAATTTTGATGCCGAAAGACACGGTATTTATCGGGACATCCCCGCCACTTATAATGGGAAAAATGTAAAAATTGACAACATCACAGTAAAGGGTGCCCCCTTTAAAAAATTGCGTTCAGGAAATAATACCCGGATAAAGATAGGGGATCCCTATCGGTTTGTTTTAGGAGAGAAAAAATACGTTATTTCCTATGACTATACTGTAGGAGACGACGGCAATAAAAAAATGGACGAATTTTATTATAATATTATAGGAGACAGATGGGATACCACTATAAAAAAAGTGAAATTCACCATAGAGATGCCATCAGATTTTGACAAAAGCAAGGTAAACTTTACCTCTGGAATCAGAGGAAGTACAGACAGCTCTGGGATCGACTATAGTATAGAAGGAAATACAATAAGTGGAGAGACCCTAAAACCTTTAGGTCCTAGAGAAGCTTTGACAATCGCTCTTCCCCTCCCAGAAGGTTATTACAGAAATACCTCAAAATTCAATGGTCCCTTAGATGTGCTATCCTACCTAAAAAAATGGGCAGGAGCTTTATTTCTAACAATTATCTCCTTTGTATGGTTCTTTTTCGGGAGAGACAGGAGAATCGTTGAAACAGTGGAGTTTTTCCCTCCAGAAGGTATAACTCCAGCAGAGGCAGGCTATATGATAGATGGAACTGTGGATACCAAGGATGTTACATCACTTTTATTTTATTGGGCCGAAAAGGGGTATATTGAGATAGAAGAAAAAGATTCCCATGGCATGGTGGAGATGTTATTGGGAAAGGACTATACTTTTAGAAAACTAAAAGACAGAAAAGATGCTCCATATTACGAGACCATGATGTTCTACGAACTTTTTTATAAATATGGTGACGGTGAAAAGGTGAGACTCTCATCTCTCAGAAATAATTTTTATAAAATAACAAATAAGGTAAAAAGCATCATAAAAAAACACAAGGCCCTTAAAACCCAAACTTTATATACAAATACAAGTAAAAATCTTTCTGCCATTATGAAGGCTTTGGCAATACTTCCTGTGTTTTTAGAAAGTTACACTAGATTTTATCTTCTTACTGGTGATCTTTATATCGGTCTTCCATTTGCAGGGGCTGTCTCACTACTGATTTACGGTGTGACAGAAAAAACAGTAAAATTCATTATGAATTTTGAAGTGAAAAGAGAGGACATGAAACTGAGGCTTACAAGAAAGCTCATGAACATTATACCTTTTCTAATTATAATATTTGTGTTTTTTAACATATTCAGAATAGCCAATCTAGGTGCTGTCTTTAATATAGTTGAGTTTATTATAAAGGCAATAGTTTTTGTTATCTCCTTTACTCTCGCAGAATTCACCCTCAAAAGGACAGAATACAGTACCGAAGTTTTGGGGAAATTAAAAGGATTCAGAAACTTTTTGATACATGCAGAAAAGGACAGACTGGAAAAACTGGTAAAGAAAAACCCACAGTATTATTACAACATACTGCCTTATGCGATAGTACTAGGAGTCACAAATGTCTGGGCGGACAAATTTGACGGTATCGCTAGCAAACCGCCTAGTTGGTATAGGGGGTATAGAGGATTTACCACTCACTCATTTATAAGAGAGATAAATCAATCTGTGAGATCTATAGGAAGTACAATGAGCTCAAGGCCTGGTTCTTCATCTTCTAGCGGAGGTTCTTCTGGAGGAGGTTCAGGAGGCGGTGGCGGCGGAAGCTGGTAA
- a CDS encoding LemA family protein translates to MIFFAAIIVVAGIYTTMSYNGFVQLQNIVEEAFSTMDVYLKKRYDLIPNLVETVKGYANHESKTLENVIEKRNMAMNAGNLKERQKMEGELTGALKTIFALSESYPDLKANGNFMKLQGQLETIEGDILQSRKYYNGVVRSFNTKCETFPSLIIAKMFSFTQKEYFEITEEKERSNVQVKF, encoded by the coding sequence ATGATATTTTTTGCAGCGATTATTGTAGTCGCAGGAATTTATACTACAATGAGCTACAACGGTTTTGTTCAGCTCCAAAATATTGTAGAAGAGGCGTTCTCAACAATGGATGTCTATCTAAAGAAAAGATATGACCTTATACCCAATCTGGTAGAGACGGTAAAGGGATACGCCAATCATGAAAGTAAGACCCTTGAAAATGTCATAGAAAAAAGAAATATGGCTATGAACGCAGGGAATCTCAAAGAACGTCAGAAGATGGAAGGAGAACTCACAGGAGCACTGAAAACTATCTTTGCACTATCTGAAAGCTATCCTGATCTCAAGGCCAACGGCAACTTTATGAAACTTCAAGGACAGCTTGAAACTATAGAGGGAGATATCCTTCAATCTAGAAAATACTATAACGGTGTGGTTCGGTCTTTTAATACAAAGTGTGAAACCTTTCCAAGCCTAATTATAGCAAAGATGTTCTCTTTTACACAAAAAGAGTATTTTGAAATTACAGAAGAAAAGGAGAGATCAAATGTTCAGGTCAAATTTTAA
- a CDS encoding YihY/virulence factor BrkB family protein, protein MKFVSNLRNIYSNIMNESLYTYDSSKKKAASLVRMAVFTAENYRKTRSNLWASSISYYALLSIVPILAIAFSIAKGLGVEELIRNEILKNSPLQEDALEKLILFSEKLMSSAKGGVLAGVGFVFLGWSVIKIFTLIEKSFNEIWGVKRQRSIIRKFTDYFSIVLMFPMVLLFSNGVVTTLQMHFISEGSPLYFIIHWIPYLLLISFFTLLYLIIPNTKVNFSHALLAGIVVGILFQGLQLSMIKFQVVLLNYNKVYGSFSVIPIFMIWQKIVWIIIILGAHLSFILQNSYKFSYTIAGVNLTFASKRDILFIICHVMAKNYEEEGPSLTAGVIAEKLSIATGTISEMLEILLQLDIIIELFSPVEDREFKLKKNINTFTVKEFVDLLENYGYIQNIQGDEEIMSALTNFHRVYRGNQWETLIKDI, encoded by the coding sequence ATGAAGTTTGTCAGCAATCTAAGAAATATTTACAGCAATATAATGAATGAAAGTCTTTATACATATGATTCTAGTAAGAAAAAGGCAGCCTCACTAGTAAGAATGGCTGTTTTCACCGCTGAAAATTACAGGAAAACCCGTTCAAATTTATGGGCATCTTCTATATCTTATTATGCCCTCCTTTCTATAGTACCGATCCTTGCAATAGCTTTTAGTATAGCAAAAGGATTAGGAGTAGAAGAGCTGATTAGAAATGAAATTCTAAAAAATTCTCCCCTTCAGGAGGATGCCTTGGAAAAACTCATTCTTTTTTCTGAAAAACTAATGTCTAGTGCTAAGGGTGGAGTACTTGCAGGAGTTGGATTTGTATTTTTGGGATGGTCGGTAATAAAAATTTTTACCCTTATAGAAAAATCATTCAATGAAATATGGGGTGTAAAAAGACAGCGAAGTATAATCAGAAAATTTACAGACTATTTTTCCATAGTCCTTATGTTTCCAATGGTTTTGCTTTTTTCAAATGGAGTTGTCACAACCCTTCAGATGCATTTTATAAGTGAGGGTTCTCCTTTGTATTTTATAATACACTGGATACCTTATCTGCTTTTAATATCATTTTTTACCCTTTTGTATCTCATTATACCAAATACAAAAGTTAATTTTTCTCATGCCCTGCTGGCAGGGATAGTTGTAGGTATACTTTTTCAGGGACTTCAACTGTCGATGATAAAATTTCAGGTTGTTCTTTTGAATTATAACAAGGTCTACGGAAGTTTTTCGGTGATACCTATTTTTATGATATGGCAAAAGATAGTCTGGATAATAATAATTTTAGGGGCGCATCTGTCTTTCATACTTCAAAATTCTTATAAATTCAGCTATACCATAGCAGGGGTAAATCTAACTTTTGCCTCTAAACGGGATATATTATTTATTATATGTCACGTCATGGCAAAAAATTATGAGGAGGAGGGACCTTCCCTAACTGCAGGAGTGATAGCTGAAAAACTTTCCATAGCCACAGGAACAATAAGTGAGATGTTAGAGATACTTTTACAGTTAGATATTATCATAGAACTTTTTTCCCCTGTTGAGGACAGGGAGTTTAAGCTCAAGAAAAATATAAATACTTTTACAGTAAAGGAATTTGTAGATCTTCTGGAAAACTATGGATATATTCAAAATATTCAGGGGGATGAGGAGATTATGTCTGCACTTACAAATTTTCATAGGGTTTATAGGGGTAATCAATGGGAAACTCTTATCAAAGATATTTAA
- a CDS encoding SIMPL domain-containing protein translates to MKKIVVLLLFSLSILSYGEASITRTINVQGNSQVSAVPDTVTITAMAETINIDLSKAANENNKIIRDAREFLLREGVEKDEIYTSRYTVSQQIERLSKNSPGVRKYFVKNQIVITSKKIDKIGEIITALEKAKINNVQGLSYSSSKSKIYEKEAMVLAYKDAKEKAKAIASLEGFSIIPMSINSSVYFPRNTNYMVQAESFSKAAPAPIYTPKTVDITGNINVTFQLKK, encoded by the coding sequence ATGAAAAAAATAGTTGTTCTGCTGCTTTTCTCTCTCTCTATTTTAAGTTATGGTGAGGCATCGATAACCAGAACTATAAACGTCCAGGGAAATTCACAAGTATCTGCTGTACCTGACACTGTAACCATAACTGCTATGGCAGAGACCATAAATATAGATCTTTCTAAGGCTGCAAATGAAAACAATAAGATAATAAGAGATGCGAGGGAATTTTTGTTGAGAGAGGGTGTAGAAAAGGACGAGATTTACACTTCTAGATATACAGTATCCCAACAGATAGAGAGACTGTCAAAAAATTCTCCTGGGGTGAGAAAGTATTTTGTAAAAAACCAGATTGTTATAACCTCAAAAAAAATAGACAAAATAGGGGAGATAATAACAGCTCTTGAAAAGGCAAAAATAAACAATGTTCAGGGACTGAGCTATTCCTCTTCTAAAAGCAAAATATATGAGAAAGAGGCTATGGTTCTAGCATATAAAGATGCCAAGGAAAAGGCCAAGGCAATAGCATCCTTAGAGGGATTTTCTATTATTCCCATGTCAATTAATTCAAGTGTTTATTTTCCTAGAAACACAAACTATATGGTGCAGGCAGAGAGCTTCTCTAAGGCTGCCCCTGCCCCTATATACACTCCTAAGACCGTTGACATAACAGGGAATATAAATGTTACCTTCCAGCTAAAAAAATAA
- a CDS encoding MgtC/SapB family protein — MERYMIDEWEIVLRVCSALLAGGIIGWERERRGKAAGFVTNMLVCVGAATITAIQVLVIRDSLELIASDPNNALVFKSDLSRMTAQIISGVGFLGAGAIIHEKGSIKGITTAAIIWVVAAIGIAFGMGFYFLGTIVTLIVFFVIYTLKKAELNYISKRNANCEPFIGD, encoded by the coding sequence ATGGAACGGTACATGATAGATGAGTGGGAGATTGTTTTAAGAGTCTGCAGCGCCCTCCTTGCAGGGGGAATCATCGGATGGGAACGGGAAAGAAGAGGAAAAGCAGCGGGCTTCGTCACTAATATGCTCGTGTGTGTAGGAGCTGCTACGATAACTGCAATACAGGTACTTGTTATAAGGGATTCTTTAGAGCTTATCGCCTCAGATCCCAATAATGCCCTTGTATTTAAAAGTGACCTTTCTAGAATGACAGCTCAGATTATATCAGGAGTAGGATTTCTAGGAGCAGGAGCTATTATCCATGAAAAGGGAAGTATAAAAGGTATCACCACAGCAGCTATAATATGGGTGGTAGCGGCTATAGGTATCGCCTTTGGTATGGGATTTTATTTCTTAGGAACCATCGTAACTTTGATAGTTTTCTTTGTTATATACACCTTGAAAAAAGCTGAACTAAATTATATAAGCAAAAGAAACGCAAACTGCGAACCCTTTATAGGAGATTAA
- the pepV gene encoding dipeptidase PepV has protein sequence MNLQEKAISYKEEVIKAIQEAIRIKSVEEAPLPGKPFGKGPAEALEYFLKLGESMGFEVENFDNYAGHIDFGTGDETIGILGHVDVVPEGEGWSHPPYAGEIGDGKIYGRGVLDDKGPMITCLYAMKAIKDSGLKPGKKIRMILGANEESGWGCMDHYFGKLNMPHPELSFTPDSTFPVTFAEKGIMQVVLKKSYKDSENIKIKGGNAFNSVSEKAFLEISGDSGKIISDHINSFNKDKNYKMEMEKKSENIIFTSNGKSAHASRPDKGYNAVSALMKLISESGYRGGALEEIARFFSEKIKMETNGESMGVNFKDEDSGELTLNIGMISLENNSLEISVDIRYPVTIEKDAVLEGLEKNASEFGMEMEIVGGKAPLYIPRDHFLVKTLMEVYKDVTGDIEAEPIAIGGGTYARAIKNCVAFGSLLKDQEDNMHQKDEYLEISKIDTWLKIYAEAIYKLAK, from the coding sequence ATGAACTTACAGGAAAAAGCTATAAGTTACAAAGAAGAAGTAATAAAAGCAATACAAGAAGCCATTAGAATAAAAAGCGTAGAGGAAGCTCCACTTCCAGGTAAACCCTTCGGAAAAGGTCCTGCAGAGGCACTTGAGTATTTTCTCAAGCTAGGAGAAAGCATGGGCTTTGAAGTAGAGAACTTTGATAATTACGCAGGTCATATAGATTTTGGTACTGGAGATGAAACTATAGGTATATTAGGCCATGTAGACGTGGTTCCAGAGGGTGAGGGATGGAGCCATCCGCCCTATGCAGGAGAGATCGGAGACGGCAAAATATACGGTAGAGGAGTTCTTGACGACAAGGGGCCTATGATAACGTGCCTTTATGCAATGAAGGCCATAAAAGATTCGGGACTTAAACCAGGTAAAAAAATTAGAATGATTTTAGGGGCCAATGAAGAATCAGGCTGGGGATGTATGGATCACTACTTTGGGAAACTTAACATGCCTCATCCAGAGCTCTCTTTTACACCTGATTCCACTTTCCCTGTTACCTTTGCTGAAAAGGGAATTATGCAAGTGGTTTTAAAAAAAAGCTATAAAGATTCAGAAAATATCAAAATAAAGGGTGGAAATGCCTTTAATTCTGTTTCTGAAAAAGCATTTTTAGAGATTTCTGGGGATTCTGGAAAAATAATCTCAGATCACATCAATTCTTTTAATAAAGATAAAAATTATAAGATGGAGATGGAAAAAAAATCAGAAAATATTATCTTTACATCAAATGGTAAATCTGCCCATGCTTCTAGGCCTGATAAGGGATATAATGCTGTCTCTGCACTGATGAAACTCATCTCTGAATCTGGGTATAGAGGTGGAGCCTTAGAGGAAATAGCAAGATTTTTCTCTGAAAAGATAAAGATGGAAACCAACGGCGAATCTATGGGTGTAAACTTCAAAGACGAGGATTCTGGTGAACTTACCCTCAATATAGGTATGATCTCTCTAGAAAACAACAGCCTGGAAATCTCAGTTGATATAAGATATCCTGTAACTATAGAAAAAGATGCAGTGCTCGAGGGACTAGAAAAAAATGCTTCAGAATTTGGGATGGAAATGGAAATAGTCGGAGGTAAGGCCCCTCTATACATTCCTAGAGATCACTTCCTTGTAAAAACACTTATGGAGGTCTATAAGGATGTGACTGGCGACATAGAAGCCGAGCCTATAGCTATAGGGGGAGGTACTTATGCCAGAGCTATAAAAAACTGTGTAGCATTCGGTTCACTCTTAAAAGATCAAGAAGATAACATGCATCAAAAGGACGAATATCTTGAGATAAGTAAAATAGATACATGGCTCAAAATATACGCAGAAGCCATATATAAACTTGCAAAATAG
- a CDS encoding GNAT family N-acetyltransferase, whose product MEVLHNENKKMFYIEKDGLIIAELTYVYGGEGKIAINHTYVEPEYRGDGLAQKLAVESIKYARENNFKIIPVCSFAVTFFRKHEEYADVLL is encoded by the coding sequence ATGGAGGTTTTACACAATGAAAATAAAAAAATGTTTTATATCGAAAAAGACGGACTAATAATAGCTGAGCTGACTTATGTCTACGGTGGTGAAGGAAAAATAGCTATAAACCATACATATGTTGAGCCTGAATATAGAGGTGATGGATTGGCACAAAAGCTTGCCGTAGAAAGTATAAAATACGCAAGAGAAAACAACTTTAAAATAATACCGGTGTGCAGCTTCGCAGTTACTTTTTTTAGAAAACATGAAGAGTATGCTGATGTTCTACTTTAA